One Glycine max cultivar Williams 82 chromosome 4, Glycine_max_v4.0, whole genome shotgun sequence DNA segment encodes these proteins:
- the LOC100818770 gene encoding protein DCL homolog, chloroplastic: protein MASLFLRQALLLRVCFHNYQRFTAGGVAARHRLWCSAAANLPSDEAEKKTNSGGISNSSFARKAQYPPSSEARWEDDPDYRKWKDKEKEILSDIEPIVVLAKDILHSRRYMDGARLNEEDEKAIVEKLLAYHPHSEDKIGCGLESIMVDRHPQYRQSRCLFVVRTDGGWIDFSYQKCLREYIRDKYPTHAERFIREHFKRGSG, encoded by the exons ATGGCCTCTCTTTTTCTTAGACAGGCTCTGCTCCTCCGCGTTTGCTTCCACAACTACCAACGCTTCACCGCCGGAGGCGTCGCCGCACGTCACCGGCTGTGGTGCAGCGCAGCCGCCAACCTACCGTCAGACGAAGCGGAGAAGAAAACAAACTCCGGCGGCATCAGCAACAGCTCCTTTGCACGGAAAGCTCAGTATCCTCCGTCAAGTGAAGCGCGGTGGGAGGACGACCCCGATTACCGCAAATGGAAGGACAAAGAAAAGGAGATTCTCAGCGACATTGAACCTATCGTTGTTCTCGCCAAGGATATTCTCCACTCACGAAG GTACATGGATGGAGCGCGATTGAATGAGGAGGACGAGAAGGCTATAGTTGAGAAGCTCCTTGCATACCATCCACATTCTGAAGATAAGATTGGGTGTGGCCTTGAATCCATTATG GTTGACCGTCATCCCCAATATCGACAATCAAGGTGTCTTTTTGTTGTAAGAACTGATGGTGGCTGGATTGATTTCTCCTATCAGAAGTGCCTTCGGGAATACATTAGAGATAAGTACCCTACTCATGCGGAAAGGTTTATTAGAGAACATTTTAAGCGTGGGAGTGGTTGA